The following nucleotide sequence is from Synergistes jonesii.
GCGCTTCGCCGGAGCGTCGATGGGCGGCGTGATAAACATCATAACGAAGACGCCCGACAAGGCCGGCGGAGCCCTCTCACTGGGCGCGGGCTCCTACGGCAAATTCAATACGAGCCTCTCCTACGCTATGCCGCTCGGCGGCGGCTCTTTCTTTATCGGGGCGAATTACGAGCGCTCGGACGGCGACTTCGAATACACGAACGACAACAATACCCCCTACACGCCGGAGGATGATTACAGGGCGAAGCGCCAGAACAACGGCTATAAAAATTCCGACGTCCTGCTCAAATGGAAAAACGACGACTGGTCGGCGCGCTTCGGCTGGAAGCGCAGCGACCGCGACCTTCCGTACGCCGCGCCCGGCGCGGACAGGGACGACAGCCCACAGGGCGCGCAGCTCGACACGAAACAGACCGACTTCTCGATCTCGCGCCGTTTCAAAAGCGGCGCCGTCGACTGGGGGATAAAGGCCGAATATCTGCATCAGAATAAAAAGTACGACGACGAGGAGAACGTCCTTGGAGGCTGGGGCGAGCAGCACAACGAGTACGCGACGGACAGGTATGGATTTGCGATAGACGGCGCGTGGCGGCTCGGAGAAAACCACCTCGTCGAATTCTTAGCAGATTATTCAAAAGAAAAGCTGAGGGCGGAGGGAGACATCGTCACGACCTTCGGCGGGACTTCCGATTTCCGCAGAGAGGCGGCCGACGTGCAGCTGCAGGACACTATAAGCCTCAGCAAAGACGGCACTCTGACCTTCACGCCCATCGTACGCTGGAACATGTGGGGCGGCGACGGCGAATTTTCCTTCGGCGCGGCCCTCTCCAAGGAGCTGCCGCGCGGCTGGACGATCAGGGCCTCGGGCGGCAGCTACAACAGGGCCCCCAACCTCTACGAGCTCTACGGCGACGGCGCCTTCGTCAGACCGAACGAAAATCTCGGCTGGGAGGACGGCAGCCAGTGGGACCTCGGCGTATCTTGGAAGGGAAAGCTCGCGGGCGCCGACGCCTCCGCTTCGCTGACCTACTTCGGACGCCGTTCGAACGACCTCATCGAATTCGTCATGACGAGCCCGCGCTACGGGCAGTACATAAACATAGGCAAGGCCCGCGTTAACGGCATAGAGTTCGAGGGGCGCGCCGCGTGGGACAAATGGGACGTGAAGCTCTCGGCGACGTGGACCGACGCCAAGAACGCCACCGAGGACTACCGCGAGGAACAGCCTCTGCCGAACAGGCCGGAGTGGGAGGGCTACCTGCGCCTTTCAAGAAAGTTCCTGAAGGACGACGCCGCGACGGCCTTCGCCGAGCTGCGCTATATCGGAGAGAACTACTACGACACGGCGGGTTCGATCAAGATGGACGACCTCTTCACCGTCGGCGTGGGGCTGCACTGGCGCATAAGGGAAAGGCTGAAGCTGACGCTCGGCGTCGACGACATATTCGACGAAGGGCCGGAATTGAAGATGTACTCGGTCAAAAACGGACCGGAAAGGACCATGTGGTATCCGCTTCAGGGACGTACATTTTACGCGACCTTAACGTGGGAATTTTAGGGCGGCGCGGCCGCTTTGAAATAAAAAACACAGGAGGGGTTTTAAATGTTTAAGAAACGCGGGCTTTTGGCATTGGTTCTGGCGCTGTGCATGGCGCTGGCGGTATCGCCGGCTATGGCGGGCATCCTCTACACGGCGTCGACCAACTGGAACACCGACAGATTCGGCATAATCAAGGACAGCGAGGCGCCGACGAAGGACGTCGTAACGAACCTCGGCGGCTCCGCCGGCTCGGGAGTCTTCTCGTTCAACAACGCGGAATGGAAATCGCGCATCGCGATAAGCCAGTACCCCGCAACGGCCAACGACACCGTCTGGTTCTACGACCCTACGACGACGGACTGGTCGGCTCCTCTCAAGGAAGCGACGTCGCCCGTGAAAAACGTACACCACATGGAGGCCGGCGGGAAATATCTCTACGCGGCAGGCTATGACGACGCGACGGTAGGCCGCTTCGACATGACGTCGGACGCTTTTGCGCCGGACTCCAAGATCTACACCTATACGCCGGCCGACGCCGGCTACACGGCTCACGCTGAGCGCATAGCGACGTATAACGGCGGCGTTTACGCGATATTCGCCGCGAGCAAAGGCAATTACCCGAACTACGAATACGCGCCGCACAAGATCATAAAGTTCTCCGAAGATCTCACGCCCGCGGCGAGCGCCGACTTAAAGGGCAAGAACATCGACGGCGCCAACGTCGGCGCAACGATCCGCATAGGAGGAAGCCTCTACGTCGCGTCGATCGGCGGCAACCAGGATACCACGGGGCTCTTCAACACCGATTCGATGATCGAGAAGGTGAACCTCGACACGCTGGCTTCCGAAACGCTTATCACCGCTTCAAAGGCCGCTGAGAAGGACGGCTCGTGGGGCAGCAATTTCTACGGCCTCGCAC
It contains:
- a CDS encoding Synerg-CTERM sorting domain-containing protein, which gives rise to MFKKRGLLALVLALCMALAVSPAMAGILYTASTNWNTDRFGIIKDSEAPTKDVVTNLGGSAGSGVFSFNNAEWKSRIAISQYPATANDTVWFYDPTTTDWSAPLKEATSPVKNVHHMEAGGKYLYAAGYDDATVGRFDMTSDAFAPDSKIYTYTPADAGYTAHAERIATYNGGVYAIFAASKGNYPNYEYAPHKIIKFSEDLTPAASADLKGKNIDGANVGATIRIGGSLYVASIGGNQDTTGLFNTDSMIEKVNLDTLASETLITASKAAEKDGSWGSNFYGLAHDGNRIYILAACWNGSWPESGRDNVVIYETNAEKLDGGDIGNKIATLSTKTGYSLGIEYDSAAKLLWVSAGDSVYKYDGSAFTEYDSTALGGEMAKFATLTASGVTPSGDGGGGGGCNGGLGVLALVALLPLLVAKRGKKK
- a CDS encoding TonB-dependent receptor plug domain-containing protein; translation: MRHKARVISFFIALSLICTAPPYAGEGAAEEIQLPEEEVTAAAEEDASLLSPGTVSVVRPEEMEGEHKNLPELLKEVPGLHVVESKGRGAYTVASVRGSTAAEVSVFVDGVLMNLGGESAVDLSAIPTANVERIEIYRGYVPARFAGASMGGVINIITKTPDKAGGALSLGAGSYGKFNTSLSYAMPLGGGSFFIGANYERSDGDFEYTNDNNTPYTPEDDYRAKRQNNGYKNSDVLLKWKNDDWSARFGWKRSDRDLPYAAPGADRDDSPQGAQLDTKQTDFSISRRFKSGAVDWGIKAEYLHQNKKYDDEENVLGGWGEQHNEYATDRYGFAIDGAWRLGENHLVEFLADYSKEKLRAEGDIVTTFGGTSDFRREAADVQLQDTISLSKDGTLTFTPIVRWNMWGGDGEFSFGAALSKELPRGWTIRASGGSYNRAPNLYELYGDGAFVRPNENLGWEDGSQWDLGVSWKGKLAGADASASLTYFGRRSNDLIEFVMTSPRYGQYINIGKARVNGIEFEGRAAWDKWDVKLSATWTDAKNATEDYREEQPLPNRPEWEGYLRLSRKFLKDDAATAFAELRYIGENYYDTAGSIKMDDLFTVGVGLHWRIRERLKLTLGVDDIFDEGPELKMYSVKNGPERTMWYPLQGRTFYATLTWEF